The following proteins come from a genomic window of Rhinoraja longicauda isolate Sanriku21f chromosome 4, sRhiLon1.1, whole genome shotgun sequence:
- the LOC144593100 gene encoding transcription factor Sox-17-alpha-A-like → MSSPDAGYASDDQVQNRCNMTGMLPTMGSCQWAESMSSIADSKVGGAADQASNAGNRSKSESRIRRPMNAFMVWAKDERKRLAQQNPDLHNAELSKMLGKSWRSLSLPEKRPFVEEAERLRVQHMKEHPNYKYRPRRRKQVKRIKRVDTGLLMHSISEQQLGSEGRVCNQNLSYHDTGYCIQSQIPQLSHYREAQTMATSMESFGLPTPETSPLDVLEANSVFFPPHVQEDCQIMPYGNSAGYHHHHHHQHPDYSSQENQVALFRRQRAELGVAQDDQMGHDSGFHGMFSSCHNMVAMYYSQLCSPNGQRPPNLHVGQLSPPPEPHRVDNLEHLSQADLLAEVDRNEFEQYLTSVVRPDLAGLAYNAPEATPNGLTSAESNLISSVLSDASSAMYYSNFTSA, encoded by the exons ATGAGCAGCCCTGATGCAGGTTACGCCAGTGACGACCAGGTTCAGAATAGGTGTAACATGACCGGAATGTTGCCGACGATGGGATCCTGTCAGTGGGCTGAATCAATGAGCTCTATCGCCGATAGCAAGGTCGGCGGCGCTGCCGATCAGGCGAGCAATGCCGGCAACCGATCCAAGTCTGAAAGCCGCATCCGTCGGCCCATGAACGCCTTCATGGTCTGGGCTAAAGACGAGCGTAAGAGGCTGGCGCAGCAAAACCCGGACCTGCACAATGCCGAGCTGAGCAAGATGCTGG GGAAGTCGTGGAGAAGCCTCTCCTTGCCTGAGAAACGTCCCTTTGTGGAGGAGGCTGAGAGACTTCGGGTCCAGCACATGAAAGAACATCCCAACTACAAATACCGGCCCAGGCGGAGAAAGCAGGTGAAGAGAATAAAGCGGGTAGACACGGGCCTTCTGATGCACAGCATCTCCGAGCAGCAACTGGGCAGCGAGGGGCGCGTTTGTAACCAAAACCTGTCCTACCACGACACCGGTTACTGCATCCAAAGCCAGATCCCGCAGCTCAGCCACTACAGAGAAGCGCAAACCATGGCAACCAGCATGGAGAGTTTCGGCTTGCCAACGCCCGAGACTTCTCCTTTGGACGTTTTGGAGGCAAATTCTGTGTTCTTCCCTCCGCACGTACAGGAAGATTGTCAGATAATGCCTTACGGGAACAGCGCAGgataccaccaccatcaccaccaccagcaTCCCGACTACTCTTCCCAGGAAAACCAAGTTGCCCTCTTTCGTAGGCAGAGAGCCGAGCTGGGGGTTGCCCAGGATGATCAGATGGGACACGACAGTGGCTTCCATGGCATGTTCAGCTCTTGTCATAACATGGTAGCAATGTACTACAGCCAGCTGTGCTCGCCCAACGGCCAGCGACCCCCTAATCTGCACGTCGGccaactctccccaccccctgaaCCGCACCGGGTGGACAACCTGGAGCATCTCAGCCAGGCAGACCTGCTGGCGGAAGTGGATCGCAATGAGTTCGAACAATACCTCACGTCGGTCGTACGACCTGATCTGGCAGGACTTGCCTACAATGCACCCGAAGCAACCCCGAACGGACTAACCTCTGCGGAGAGCAACCTGATTTCCTCTGTCCTCTCCGATGCCAGTAGTGCCATGTACTACTCCAATTTCACTTCGGCATAA